Genomic DNA from Flavobacterium sp. N502540:
GTTTGGCTGTTTTACGATGTTTATTGCTTTTTTTAATAATGTAATTATCAAAGAAAATGAAAAGTGATTTTTTAATATTTCTGACAATTACCGGCTTATTGTTAATTTTTCTTTACTTCTTCGAGTACAATTTTAATTTTTGTATTTCCAATACATTTTATCTTGTAAGTTATTTTTTCCCTGTTTTATTAGTGTTTCTATTAGGGTTTGTATATTATTTGATAAAGTTTATAAAAAAGAAGAGAAAGTAAAAAAACAAATTTAAAAATACGAGAGCATACTTCATTTTTTTGTTTTTCTCTTTATTCGCCAATGTTGCTACTGGTCAAACAAGCAGCAAAGTTGATAACGAAGATTATGAGGTAATAAATCAAATAACAAATAGTTTAATAGAGGGTAGAAAACAGTTATATGTAAAGGATAACGATACAGCTGTAGGTCTTTATGCAAAGAGTCTGGTATTTAAAGATCAAAAAAGATTCTTCACTAAAAAAGCTTTTGAAGAGTACTTTTATACACCAATAGATTCTGTAAAAATAAAAAAGTTAATTAAATCAATGAACTTTGAATACTTAGCCAATCAAAAGAGAAAAGAAGTAAATTGGAATTTAAGTAAATTCAAATATCCTTTTATAAAATATAGTGAATCGACACCTTATGAAACTATTAGGTTTAGTGCCTCACCTCCAATCTATTCCAAAGACAAAAAAGTGGTTTTTATTTTTTTTAGTAGCGCCTGTAATTATGACGGATGTGGCGCCACTACAGTAAAAGTTTATAAGAAAGTCCATAATAAATGGGTTTGGTATCTAAACTTTCCAATTACTTTAAGTTAATATTTTTAAGTATTGGTAAAATTTTTATAAAACATACTTTGAATAAAAATCTATTGAAACGTATGGAAATTGCTTCGTAAGTTTCTATAGTAAGATTTAATAATTTAGAAAAAACCTGTTCGTTAGTTCGAGCAGGTTTTTTTATGCAGGATAACAACTTCATAACTTAGTCTGTCTTGGGTTTTTTCTTACATTTAAAAAAGTATATTTGTATGAAATGGATACGCTGGTTAGATTAATTGGCGATTGTGTTAATTACTAGTTATAATTGAGAACTATTTGATTGACATTGTCCTGAAAATATCATCTTAATTAAACATAACCGACTATGAGTAAAGTACTAATTATTTTAATCGTTTTTTTTACGGTGAGATTTGTATCGCTTGCAATATCTCTTGCAAATGAGAAAAGATTAAAAGCTGAGGGAGCAATACAATTTGGAAGACTAAACTCCTTTTTTCTATCAGTAACCCACTTTCTGTTTTACGTGTTTTCATTTTATGAAGCTTATATACAGAAAATAACGTTCAATACTTATAGTAAATACGGACTTTGTCTTATGATCTTTGGGTATACAATGCTTTTTTTTATTATGTATCAGTTAAGAGCAATATGGACTGTGAAAATATACATTGCTCCTAATCACAAAGTAGTCCGATCATTTTTGTTTCGAACGATACGACATCCAAATTACTTTTTAAACATCATTCCTGAGCTTGTGGGAGTTGCCTTATTGTGTAATGCATGGAAGACATTAACATACATTTTTCCTTTATATCTGGTCATTTTAGTGATTCGGATTATTCAGGAAGAAGCTGCGATGAAAAGAATAAATAAAGACAATTTGTAAATGGATCAGATTTATATCCTTTTTATTTATTCTTATAAAAAGGATTAAAGAGTGTAAAATTTGTTTGTTGTAATAAATGATAACTAAAGGTTTAAAAAAATTTAGCGTATTTACATTGTCCTGTTTTTTTGGTGTTTTGAAAAATGAACCTTCTATAATAGCCCTGATCGAAACAGCATCCTTTTGCTCTGGGGTTTAGAGCAAAAGATACAGTGAAGAGCAGGACTGGAGGTTCTTTTGAAAATGAAAGTTGCTGCTCCTGAAAAAATCACTGCACCCTAAACTTCTCCCGATACTCAATAGGTTTCATGCCTACCATTTTATAAAAAACTTTCCTAAAGGCTTTCGGATCATTATAGCCCGTTTTCTCAATAATTTCAGAAATCGAAAGCTGTGTTTGTTCCAGATATTTCTTTGAGCTTTCGACTCTTATATTTTGCAGGTATTCAATAGGCGGGATGCCGGTGACCTGTTTGAAGCGTCGCGTCATATTACGGGTACTGGTAGGAATGTCTTTGGTGATTTCTTCCAGTTTTTCGATCGTATGGTACTGACTTTCTATTTTTTGCTGCAGCATGGCGACCAAAGTATCATTGTGCAAATGGTTGGGTCTAAAGGTGCTGAAATAACTCTGCTTGTATCGGTTTAGGTCGATCGAAAAAATCTTTGCAATCTGAACTGCAATCTCATTTCCACAGTATTTCTGAACCAAAAGAATCAACAGGTGAAACGTTGAGGTAGAGCCTCCACTTGTATATAAACTACCGTCGGCCGTTAAAGTTTCTTCAGGCTTCAATTTTACGAGCGGGAACGCTTTGGTAAAAGCACTGCAGGCATCGACATGAGTTGTGGCCAACTTTTCGTTAAGCAAACCGGAGGCGGCAAATAAAAAGGCACCCGTACAAAAACTGGCCAGTTCGGCACCGGATTGATGGTGCTTTTTCAGCCAGGGAATAAAGTTTTTGTTTTTTGCGATCATTTCGCTCATATTATCCGTAGTAAAAGCCGGAATCAGAATAAGTTCAAGGGGGACTATAGAATCTTCAATCGGATTTACTTTATAACCGAACAAATTTGCTTCTTTGATCTGTTCTGCCAATTGAAATACCATAATCTCAAAAGGCTTTTCGTCGTCTTTAGCAAGTTTGTTGGCGGTTTCAAAAACTTCTAAAATAGCAGCTATACTTAGTAATTTATAGTCGTGCGGAACAATTAATCCTACTTTCTTAGTCATGATTGCATTGGTTTTTGGAAAAATGATAGGTTACAAAAGTAAGTATTTTGTCTTAAATGACCCTAAAAATGACTTTTAATGTAACTTAAAGCTAATCTTAAAAAATTAAATTTGCTTTAAATAATTTGTAATTTTATAAAGAAAGATCTTTGATTTTAATAAATAAACAATGATAACGGTACAAAACACAATTAACGCAGCTGTAAACAAAGTCTGGGAGTTTTGGACAGCGCCGGAACATATAGTAAAATGGAGTTTTGGTTCTCCGGACTGGTACACTCCTTATGTCGAAAATGATTTGAAGGCTGGAGGTAAATTCAAATATACGATGGCTGCGAAAGACGGAACTGCCTCTTTTGATTTTGAAGGAGTTTATATCCGGGTAGAAACTTTTGAATTAATAGAGTATAAACTATCCGATAACAGAACAGGAAGTGTTCTCTTTGAAGAAAGTGGTGAAAAAGTAATTCTCACAGAAGTATTTCAACCCGAAACAGAAAACCCTGAAAACATGCAGCAGCAATGGTGCCAGGCCGTGATTGACTGTTTTAAAGAGTATGTCGAAAATAACTAGACAAAAAACAAAACAAGAACCAATTTTAAAAATATAATTAAAAACAGAAACAAAATGATAACAGTACAAAACACAATTAACGCATCAGTAGACAAAGTTTGGGAATTTTGGACGGCACCGGAACACATTACAAAATGGAATTTTGCTTCACCGGACTGGCATACGCCTTACGCGGAAAATGATTTAAGAGAAGGAGGAAAATTTACATCGACTATGGCTGCAAAAGACGGCAGTATGAGTTTTGATTTTGGAGGGGAGTACACTTTGGTAGAAAAAAATAAAGCTATTGAATACATTTTAGACGATGGAAGAAAAGTTGAAATTACTTTTAAAGAAACGCCAAGCGGAGTTGAGGTAATTGAAAAATTTGATCCCGAAACAGAAAATCCTGAAGAAATGCAGCGTGGAGGTTGGCAAGCCATCATGGATAATTTTAAAAGTTATGCCGAAAGCAATTAATTTCTTTTAAGGTTTAGAGCAGCAAAGGGAACAGATTTTGGTAATTTTTGAAGGGATGCTATAAACTTAAAGAAACTTTGTATGGCGGTGTCTCTCAGTAAATAATAAGCTTAATTTAAATCACACGGATAGAATTTAATTTTAAAAAAAGTTAGGATGACAAAGCAAGTATGGCTGAATTTGCCGGTAAAAGAGGTGGCAAAATCAAAAGCTTTTTTTTCGGAAATAGGATTCTCTTTTAATGAAGAACACGACACACCAAAGTCAACTTGTATGGTGATTGGAGAAGGAAAATTTGTAGTAATGCTTTTTGAAGAAAAATTGTTTGTCAGTTTTTCTCATAATCAATTGACAGATACTAAAACAAGTACGGAATTTCTGATCTCGATTGATGCTGAAAGTGTTGCGGAAGTAGATGAACTGGCAAGGAAAGTCAAAGAAGCGGGAGGAACTATTTTTGCTCCGCCGTCAGAAAGTCAGGGATGGATGTACGGCTGTGGATTTGCAGATTTAGACGGTCATCGCTGGAATGTTCTATTTATGGATTTTAGTAAACTATCATGAGTATGGAAACATTAGAATTTAAAATCAGAATTAAAGCCCCGGTACAAAAAGTCTGGGCAGTTTTATGGGATGAAGAAACGTATAAGAAGTGGACAGGATCTTTTTGCGAAGGTTCATACGCCGTAAGTGAATGGAAGCAGGGCGATAAAATACATTTCTTGTCTCCAAACGGAGAAGGAATGAATAGTGTCATTGAAACGAAAATTCCAAATGAGTATATGGCTTTTAAGCATATAGGCGAAATCAAAAACTTTAAAGAATTGCCTCTTGACGAAGAAACCAAAAAGTGGACAGGTGCCATGGAAACGTATCGGTTGACTGCCGATGACGAATTTACTGATTTGGTAGCCCAGGTAGATGTAGTCGAAAAATACATCGATTATTTTAAAGAAGCATTTCCTAAAGGATTGGAGACCGCTAAAGAACTTTCAGAAAAATAAAAAACAAACAACAAACAAAAAAACAAATATCATGGCAACAGCAGTAAACCCTTATTTAATTTTTAACGGAAATTGCGAAGAAGCATTTCTGTTTTATCAATCCGTCTTTGGAGGAGAATTTCCGTTTCTTGGAAGATTTAGTGAAATGCCGGAAGGTGAGGAAGGATGCGGTGCTCCGGTATCTGAAAAAGATGCTAACCGAATCATGCACGTCTCCTTGCCAATTGGAAACACCATCCTGATGGGAAGCGATAGCAGTGAGCAATCCGGAGACGTAACCTTTGGCGGGAATTTCTCTATCTCTATAAATGTAGACAGTGCAGCAGAAGGGGACCGTATTTTCAACGGACTCTCAGCAGGAGGAACCGTTTTTATGCCAATGGCGAAAACCTTTTGGGGAGCCTATTTTGGAATGTTCAAAGATAAGTTTGATGTAAGCTGGATGGTAAACTTTGATGAAAACCAGGCAGGCTAAAAACAACTTTTTATATTTTATCACAATACAAAAGATTTCAGGGATTCACCATTTTAATCCTTGAAATCTGTGATAAAAAAAACAATTCAGAGATCGAAAAAGTTAGGTAATTCCGATCCCTGAACATTATTGTTAAATTACTCCAAAAAGCACAGTATTAGGTGCTTTTTCTCTTTAAAAAACAAGCAATATCCTTTTTTATCAACATTAGATTGCCGATTTTTGTCGCTTCGTAAAATCAATAAACATAAAATGGCAACAGAAGATAAAGAGATTATTTTATTAAAAGTTTCAGGACATGATAAAATAGGAGTAACAGCAGGTTTAACCGCTGTATTGGCAACTTATGATGCAAATATTTTAGATATTGGTCAGGCCGATATTCATGATACGCTTTCTCTGGGAATTTTATTCGAAATTCAGGCAGGTTCCTCTTCCGGCCCCGTTTTAAAAGATTTATTGTTCAAAGCTTATGAATTGGAAATTAAAGTGAAATTTATTCCAATTTCTATCGACGATTACGAAAAGTGGGTAAAATCACAATCTAAACAACGTTATATCATCAATATTTTGGGCGAAAAACTAGCTGCTTCTCAATTGGCTGCTGTGACCAAAATAATGTCAGCCCAAAATCTGAATATTGATTCTATTATAAGATTAACAGGAAGAACTTCTATTGTAGATCTGGAAGAATACCCTCGTTCCTGCATACAATTGTCTGTGACCGGAGAGATCGTTAATAAGATTGACATGACGGCAAGTTTTATGGAAATTTCCAGAACGTTAAATGTAGATATATCCTTTCAGGAAGACAATATTTACAGACGAAACAGGCGTTTGGTATGTTTCGATATGGATTCTACTTTAATTCAGACCGAGGTAATCGACGAACTGGCTGAGCTGAACGGAGTAGGAGATCAGGTTAGAGCTATCACAGAATCTGCAATGAATGGTGAGATTGACTTCAACGAAAGTTTCAAACAGCGTATGGCATTGCTCGAAGGATTGAGTGAAGATGTTCTGCAGAATGTAGCAGTCAATTTACCGATTACAAAAGGAGCGCATCGCTTAATGAAAGCCCTGAAATATTATGGATACAAAACCGCAATTTTGTCTGGAGGATTCACCTATTTTGGAGAATATCTGCAAAAAGAATTGGGTATCGATTACGTTCATGCCAATAAATTAGAGATAAAAGACGGTAAACTTACCGGTAAATATATAGGCGATATTGTAGACGGCCAAAAGAAAGCCGAATACCTAAAAGCAATCGCCGACAAAGAAGGAATTCACATCAACCAGACGATTGCGGTTGGAGATGGTGCCAATGATTTGCCAATGATCAATTTAGCAGGTCTGGGAATCGCCTTTCATGCCAAACCAAAAGTAAAGGAAAATGCAGCAACGTCAATTTCAAGTCTGGGTCTTGACGGAGTTTTATACCTTTTAGGATATCACGACAGGTATATCGATATGATGTAAATCTATTGTCGGGCTGAGCGAAGTCGAAGCCCTGTAATGCTAAAAAGAACTTTGATTTCGCTCATTTTAGTCAAGCTGAGTGAAGTCGAAGCTATGGGCATGTCCCGCTGAAAAAGCGGGTCGGGCTATCCGTTGTAATCTTTTGTGTCCGCCACGGCGGACACAAAAGGATTTCCACTTCTATCCCTCATGCAATTCGGCGATAGTATTGGTGCTTATTTTTCTCTGGACTTCAATTCCTCTTTAATGTCTTTTAAAGTTTTGAAATTTAAAAGAAGTAAAGGTAATAGAGCAATAGGGACAATCTGAGAAGCACTAAATCCTTTTTTAAAAACAAGATAGATGTTCACAATGAATAATAAAAGTAAGATTACGGCAAATGCATACGCCGCTGTTTTTGATATTTGTTGGCTTTTAAGCAGCTCTTCGGTGGTCATTTTACTAAATTTTTCGTTTTTCATTTTATTATGGTTTTGGTTAATTTGATGTTTTATGACAAGTTATCAGCTTGTAGATTTGTTTAATTTCCAGCCTTTTTCAATTAAGTATTTTTTGCATTTGAAACAAAAATCAGTTTCTTCGTCCAGATGATTTTTTCCTTCAGCATCCCTCATTAAACAGTTTTTGGTTGCACAATGAGCTAATCCTTCAGTATGGCCTAACTCATGTAAAACAACTTTATAGAATTGTATTTCTTTGTTTCTTTTGCTCAGCCTAAAATCAGAAACAACACAGGATTTACCTGGATGATACCCCAGTCCCATAACGCCCCAATCCCTGATCTTGCCTTTTGTAACGCTAATGTCGCTGTTGGATAAACCCACAATTACAGAATCTTTGCCAACATTATCCTTGATGGTTTTAATAATACTATCAGCCCTATATCTGTTTCTGGGTTTGTAGAAAGAGTTTTTTGGAAAAGGTATATTTTCCCTTAAAACAACATTTGGGTTAATAGCTTTAATTTTAGTGTGAACATTTCTCGCCTGCTCAGCTTTGAAATTTCCCAAAGGCTGAATTACAATAATTCTCTGATACTCCTTTTGTGCGTTTGTGCAGGAAATTAAAATCAAACTTAAGATAAAAAGATATTTGCTCATTTTATAAAAACCGATTGGATTTGAATTCTGCTACATTAAAGGAATAAAATTTTTCAGTAGAAGATGACATGATGCTGAAAATTTAAACTCTACATCTCCTTCAACTGCTCCAAATAATCCCTCTGATTCGAAAGTCTTGGAATTTTATGCTGTCCGCCTAATTTGTCCCGTTCTTTTAACCAATCGTAAAACAGGTTCTCACGAGCCACATTAATCACCAGAGGATTTAAAGTCATATTGTTGTGACGTTTGGCTTCGTAGTCTGAATTCAAAGTCTGTAACGTTTCATCGAGCACTTTTTGAAAAAGTCCCACATCAGCAGGTTTTTTCTTAAACTCAATCATCCATTCGTGAGCTCCTTTTTCCTTGTCCTGCATAAAAATAGGCGCAACGGTATAATCGATCACTTCAGTATGAGTGAGCTGGCAGGCCTTGGCAATCGCCTGATCGGTATTTTCGACCATTAATTCCTCTCCAAACACATTAATATGATGTTTTGTTCTGCCTGTTACTCTGATTCTGTATGGATTTAGAGAAGTAAAACGAACCGTATCCCCAATCAAGTAACGCCATAAACCCGAATTGGTCGTAATGACAATCGCATAGTTTTTGTTTAATTCAACATCAGCCAGACGAATTACTTTTTGGTTTGGAGTGCCAAACGTATCCATCGATATGAATTCATAGAAAATGCCATAATCCAGCATCAGCAATAAATCACTTGAATTGTTTAAATCCTGAATAGCAAAAAAACCTTCAGAAGCATTGTATATTTCGTAGTACCTGAAATCTTTGCTAGGTAAAATATTTTTGTATTGCTCTTTATAAGGAGAGAAGCTTACACCTCCATGGAAATACACTTCCAGATTAGGCCAGATATCAAGAAGACTTTCTTTCCCCGTATTTTCTAAAACTTTATTCATTAAAACCAGCATCCATGACGGAACGCCCGCAAAACTGGTTACATTTTCGTTTTTTGTTTCATTTATAATCGCAGCAATTTTAGATTCCCATTCGCTCATCAGAGAAGTTTTACTGCTCGGAGTACTGCTAAACTCGGCCCAGATAGGCATGTTTTCAATCAGAATAGCAGATAAATCTCCAAAGAACGTATTGTTGTTCTCGTAGATCTGAGAACTTCCGCCCAGACGAAGACTTTTACCCAGAAACAATTCCGAATCCTCATTGTTGTTGAGGTAGAGACAAAGCAAATCTTTACTTCCTTTATAATGACAATCCTCGAGGGCCTCATTACTCACTGGGATGAATTTACTTTTGGCATTCGTAGTTCCGCTTGATTTAGCAAACCATTTTATTGGTGTTTCCCAAAATACATTCTGTTCCCCCTGACGCGTACGTTCAATCAATGGCTGAAGCTCCTCATAAGTAGCAATCGGTACCCTTTCAGCAAAAGTCTGATAAGAATTAATCGATCCAAAATCATACTGTTTCCCTATAATAGTATTTTCTGAAGCGGTCAGCAAATTGTGCAACAGTTCCTCCTGAACTTCATTCGGATATTTTAGAAAAAGTTCTATTTGATGTATCCTTTGTTTTAGGACCCACGAAGCGAAAGAGTTGATTATTGATAAGGGCATGGGTGAAATTTATATTTTAGATTGCTGATTGTAGATTTTAGATTTTACAATTCGCGTAAAATCAGGAACCTTAAAATTTGAATATCGAAAGACAAATAGTAACTTTGCCGTTGTATCAAAAATAGTGTTTTTTTGTAAAAAATAACATGCTATTTTCATTAAACATTCCGGTTCAGCGGAATTTTAACTCTTAAAATTCAGAATTCTGACCGACAAATCTAAAATCTACAATCAGCAATCTAAATTCTAATGACATATCAAGGCGTACTTACAAAAATGCAAACTGAAATAGGGGCTCCGATTCAGTATTATTTGGTATTTGAAGACAGTTTTTTAAACATGAACCAATTACTGAACAAAGAAATTGAGATCAATTTCGTCGGATTTGAATGCTTGAATTGTCATAAAAAGAAAAAGATCTACCGCCAGGGATTTTGTTATGAGTGCTTTTACTCAAGCCCTGCTGTTGGTGATTGGATTATGCGACCGGAACTCAGTACCGCACACTTAGGAATTGCAGACCGTGATTTGGAATACGAACAGAAAGTACAGCTTCAGCCTCATGTTGTATATCTGGCTTTGGCAAGTGAAGTAAAAGTTGGAGTAACGCGTAAAACTCAGGTTCCAACACGTTGGATCGATCAGGGAGCTACACAGGCTATTGCGATTGTTGAGGTTCCAAACCGATATTTAGCCGGAATTACTGAGGTGGCATTAAAAGACCATTATACGGATAAAACAAACTGGAGAAAAATGCTTCAAAATACAGGTGAAAGTTTCGACCTGGTGACAGAAAAGGCAAAAGTGGAAAGTTTGATTCCGGCAGAAGTACAGGAATATTTTTATACCCAAAAAAATGATCTGTATGAATTGCAGTATCCCGTTTTAAATTATCCAACTAAAGTAACCAGTCTGAATCTGGATAAAACCCCATCATTTCAGGGGAAATTAACCGGAATCAAAGGACAATATTTAATCTTTGAGAACGGAACCGTTTTTAATGTCAGAGGTTCGGAAGGTTATGTAGTTAGTATTGCAGTTTAACATCTATAAAAAAATATGTAAGATATTAGCTGTTAATTTTTTTTATTATATTTGTAGCACAATTTTTAGCAAGTTGTATTCTGAATCCTGAAAGATTTGATTACAATTTTATAATAATCATTTGTTAAAAGATTTTAATTTTTAGTCTTAAGAGAACTTAGTTTAGTAAAAAGGTAAACGGAAGTTTTTTTTAATTTCTAAAGATAAATGTTTAATAAATAAATTAGTTAAAAGATGAGTGCTTTAAAAAGAATAAATGTGATCAGGCGCAGCGTAATGCACCGTCTCACTAAGAACATTGGAAAACCAAGATCAGAGCAGCATATTGTTTTAGTGGATAAAACAGAAATTAGGCGGGTCCTGATCTGCAGGCCAAATGCCAGACTCGGAAACTTATTATTGATTACGCCGCTGGTTCAGGAAGTCAACGATATGTTTCCAAATTGTAAAGTCGATTTGTTTGTTAAGGGAGCTTTAGCTCCAGTAATTTTTGGAAATTATCAAAACATCAATAAGGTAATTGGTTTGCCTAAAAAACCGTTCAAAAGCTTGTTGGAATATCTGAATGTCTGGATTTCAATAAAAACACAAAAATACGATGTCGCGATCAACGTAGATCAAAACTCTTCTTCAGGACGTTTAGCAGTCCAATTCTCTAATGCTAAATATAAATTTTACGGAGATTTAAATGATGAATCTCAACTTGTAAAAAAAGACTACGAACATATTGCGAAATATCCCGTTTATAACTTCCGAAATTATTTGACGAAACTTGGATTAGCAAAAAGCAACAAAATAATAGCCCCGATTGACCTTAAACTATCTTCTGCCGAAATAGCTAACGGAAAGAAAATTTTGAAAGACTTAGTGCCTAATTCTAAAAGAACCATCTGTATTTTTACGTATGCGACTGGAGCAAAATGCTTGTCGGAACAATGGTGGGAGAACTTTTATAGGCAACTTAAAGAGGAATATAAAGACTATAATATTATTGAGATTCTGCCTGTAGAAAATGTTTCGCAAATCGCATTTCAGGCACCTACATTTTACAGTAAAGATATCCGCGAAATAGGGTCGGTAATTGCCAATACTGATTTGTTTATTGGTGCTGATAGTGGAATCATGCATTTAGCCAGTGCCGTTCAGACTCCAACGATTGGGCTTTTTTCGGTTTCAAACCTTAAAAAATACGAACCTTACGACAATTGCAGCA
This window encodes:
- a CDS encoding isoprenylcysteine carboxyl methyltransferase family protein, producing the protein MSKVLIILIVFFTVRFVSLAISLANEKRLKAEGAIQFGRLNSFFLSVTHFLFYVFSFYEAYIQKITFNTYSKYGLCLMIFGYTMLFFIMYQLRAIWTVKIYIAPNHKVVRSFLFRTIRHPNYFLNIIPELVGVALLCNAWKTLTYIFPLYLVILVIRIIQEEAAMKRINKDNL
- a CDS encoding GlxA family transcriptional regulator produces the protein MTKKVGLIVPHDYKLLSIAAILEVFETANKLAKDDEKPFEIMVFQLAEQIKEANLFGYKVNPIEDSIVPLELILIPAFTTDNMSEMIAKNKNFIPWLKKHHQSGAELASFCTGAFLFAASGLLNEKLATTHVDACSAFTKAFPLVKLKPEETLTADGSLYTSGGSTSTFHLLILLVQKYCGNEIAVQIAKIFSIDLNRYKQSYFSTFRPNHLHNDTLVAMLQQKIESQYHTIEKLEEITKDIPTSTRNMTRRFKQVTGIPPIEYLQNIRVESSKKYLEQTQLSISEIIEKTGYNDPKAFRKVFYKMVGMKPIEYREKFRVQ
- a CDS encoding SRPBCC domain-containing protein, with amino-acid sequence MITVQNTINAAVNKVWEFWTAPEHIVKWSFGSPDWYTPYVENDLKAGGKFKYTMAAKDGTASFDFEGVYIRVETFELIEYKLSDNRTGSVLFEESGEKVILTEVFQPETENPENMQQQWCQAVIDCFKEYVENN
- a CDS encoding SRPBCC family protein, with amino-acid sequence MITVQNTINASVDKVWEFWTAPEHITKWNFASPDWHTPYAENDLREGGKFTSTMAAKDGSMSFDFGGEYTLVEKNKAIEYILDDGRKVEITFKETPSGVEVIEKFDPETENPEEMQRGGWQAIMDNFKSYAESN
- a CDS encoding VOC family protein, encoding MTKQVWLNLPVKEVAKSKAFFSEIGFSFNEEHDTPKSTCMVIGEGKFVVMLFEEKLFVSFSHNQLTDTKTSTEFLISIDAESVAEVDELARKVKEAGGTIFAPPSESQGWMYGCGFADLDGHRWNVLFMDFSKLS
- a CDS encoding SRPBCC domain-containing protein, translated to METLEFKIRIKAPVQKVWAVLWDEETYKKWTGSFCEGSYAVSEWKQGDKIHFLSPNGEGMNSVIETKIPNEYMAFKHIGEIKNFKELPLDEETKKWTGAMETYRLTADDEFTDLVAQVDVVEKYIDYFKEAFPKGLETAKELSEK
- a CDS encoding VOC family protein codes for the protein MATAVNPYLIFNGNCEEAFLFYQSVFGGEFPFLGRFSEMPEGEEGCGAPVSEKDANRIMHVSLPIGNTILMGSDSSEQSGDVTFGGNFSISINVDSAAEGDRIFNGLSAGGTVFMPMAKTFWGAYFGMFKDKFDVSWMVNFDENQAG
- the serB gene encoding phosphoserine phosphatase SerB, which produces MATEDKEIILLKVSGHDKIGVTAGLTAVLATYDANILDIGQADIHDTLSLGILFEIQAGSSSGPVLKDLLFKAYELEIKVKFIPISIDDYEKWVKSQSKQRYIINILGEKLAASQLAAVTKIMSAQNLNIDSIIRLTGRTSIVDLEEYPRSCIQLSVTGEIVNKIDMTASFMEISRTLNVDISFQEDNIYRRNRRLVCFDMDSTLIQTEVIDELAELNGVGDQVRAITESAMNGEIDFNESFKQRMALLEGLSEDVLQNVAVNLPITKGAHRLMKALKYYGYKTAILSGGFTYFGEYLQKELGIDYVHANKLEIKDGKLTGKYIGDIVDGQKKAEYLKAIADKEGIHINQTIAVGDGANDLPMINLAGLGIAFHAKPKVKENAATSISSLGLDGVLYLLGYHDRYIDMM
- a CDS encoding redox-active disulfide protein 2; protein product: MKNEKFSKMTTEELLKSQQISKTAAYAFAVILLLLFIVNIYLVFKKGFSASQIVPIALLPLLLLNFKTLKDIKEELKSREK
- a CDS encoding matrixin family metalloprotease, whose product is MGNFKAEQARNVHTKIKAINPNVVLRENIPFPKNSFYKPRNRYRADSIIKTIKDNVGKDSVIVGLSNSDISVTKGKIRDWGVMGLGYHPGKSCVVSDFRLSKRNKEIQFYKVVLHELGHTEGLAHCATKNCLMRDAEGKNHLDEETDFCFKCKKYLIEKGWKLNKSTS
- a CDS encoding GH3 auxin-responsive promoter family protein, which encodes MPLSIINSFASWVLKQRIHQIELFLKYPNEVQEELLHNLLTASENTIIGKQYDFGSINSYQTFAERVPIATYEELQPLIERTRQGEQNVFWETPIKWFAKSSGTTNAKSKFIPVSNEALEDCHYKGSKDLLCLYLNNNEDSELFLGKSLRLGGSSQIYENNNTFFGDLSAILIENMPIWAEFSSTPSSKTSLMSEWESKIAAIINETKNENVTSFAGVPSWMLVLMNKVLENTGKESLLDIWPNLEVYFHGGVSFSPYKEQYKNILPSKDFRYYEIYNASEGFFAIQDLNNSSDLLLMLDYGIFYEFISMDTFGTPNQKVIRLADVELNKNYAIVITTNSGLWRYLIGDTVRFTSLNPYRIRVTGRTKHHINVFGEELMVENTDQAIAKACQLTHTEVIDYTVAPIFMQDKEKGAHEWMIEFKKKPADVGLFQKVLDETLQTLNSDYEAKRHNNMTLNPLVINVARENLFYDWLKERDKLGGQHKIPRLSNQRDYLEQLKEM
- a CDS encoding DUF2797 domain-containing protein; the protein is MTYQGVLTKMQTEIGAPIQYYLVFEDSFLNMNQLLNKEIEINFVGFECLNCHKKKKIYRQGFCYECFYSSPAVGDWIMRPELSTAHLGIADRDLEYEQKVQLQPHVVYLALASEVKVGVTRKTQVPTRWIDQGATQAIAIVEVPNRYLAGITEVALKDHYTDKTNWRKMLQNTGESFDLVTEKAKVESLIPAEVQEYFYTQKNDLYELQYPVLNYPTKVTSLNLDKTPSFQGKLTGIKGQYLIFENGTVFNVRGSEGYVVSIAV
- a CDS encoding glycosyltransferase family 9 protein; the encoded protein is MSALKRINVIRRSVMHRLTKNIGKPRSEQHIVLVDKTEIRRVLICRPNARLGNLLLITPLVQEVNDMFPNCKVDLFVKGALAPVIFGNYQNINKVIGLPKKPFKSLLEYLNVWISIKTQKYDVAINVDQNSSSGRLAVQFSNAKYKFYGDLNDESQLVKKDYEHIAKYPVYNFRNYLTKLGLAKSNKIIAPIDLKLSSAEIANGKKILKDLVPNSKRTICIFTYATGAKCLSEQWWENFYRQLKEEYKDYNIIEILPVENVSQIAFQAPTFYSKDIREIGSVIANTDLFIGADSGIMHLASAVQTPTIGLFSVSNLKKYEPYDNCSIGIDINLHTKKDYVKIINSILNNGKLNTIGQAI